The proteins below are encoded in one region of Geobacter sp.:
- a CDS encoding GMP reductase, whose protein sequence is MRVETDLKLGFKDVLIRPKRSNLKSRSQVSLERTFTFLHSQTRWTGVPVIAANMDTTGTFEVATVLAGHGLLTAVHKHYSTAQWDEFLAGCNADIYSRIMVSAGSSDEDFARLGQIVERHPQLEFICLDVANGYTEAFVAFVGKVRAAFSDKTIVAGNVVTGEMVEELLLSGADIVKVGIGPGSVCTTRVKAGVGYPQLSAVIECADAAHGLGGRIISDGGCACPGDVAKAFGGGADFVMIGGMFAGHDESGGQLVDRDGQKFKLFYGMSSETAMSLHAGGIAGYRASEGKTVEVPYRGPIEETVREILGGVRSACTYVGASALRELTKRTTFIRVLEQENKAFS, encoded by the coding sequence ATGCGTGTGGAAACCGATCTGAAGCTGGGATTCAAGGATGTTCTGATCAGGCCGAAACGCTCCAACCTGAAGAGCCGTTCCCAGGTCTCCCTGGAGAGGACCTTCACCTTCCTCCACAGCCAAACCCGCTGGACCGGCGTGCCGGTTATCGCCGCAAACATGGACACCACCGGCACCTTCGAGGTCGCGACGGTTCTGGCCGGCCACGGCTTGCTCACCGCCGTGCACAAGCACTACAGCACAGCCCAGTGGGACGAGTTCCTGGCAGGATGCAACGCCGACATCTACTCCCGGATCATGGTCAGCGCCGGCAGCTCCGACGAGGATTTCGCCAGGCTCGGCCAGATCGTGGAGCGGCATCCCCAGCTGGAATTCATCTGCCTCGACGTGGCCAACGGCTACACCGAGGCCTTTGTCGCGTTCGTCGGCAAGGTCCGGGCCGCATTCAGCGACAAGACCATCGTGGCGGGAAACGTGGTAACCGGCGAGATGGTAGAGGAACTGCTCCTGTCCGGAGCTGACATCGTCAAGGTGGGGATCGGTCCCGGATCGGTCTGCACCACCCGGGTGAAGGCGGGGGTCGGCTATCCCCAGCTCTCAGCGGTGATCGAATGCGCCGATGCAGCCCACGGCCTGGGGGGAAGGATCATCTCAGACGGCGGCTGCGCCTGCCCCGGCGATGTAGCCAAGGCGTTCGGCGGCGGCGCCGACTTCGTCATGATCGGGGGGATGTTTGCCGGCCACGACGAAAGTGGCGGCCAGCTGGTGGATCGGGACGGGCAGAAGTTCAAGCTCTTTTACGGCATGAGTTCGGAAACCGCCATGTCGCTGCATGCCGGTGGGATTGCGGGGTACCGCGCCTCGGAAGGGAAGACCGTGGAGGTCCCCTATCGCGGCCCGATCGAGGAGACGGTCAGGGAGATCCTGGGTGGGGTGCGCTCCGCCTGCACCTACGTGGGAGCCTCGGCATTGCGGGAGCTGACCAAGCGGACCACCTTCATCCGGGTTCTGGAGCAGGAGAACAAGGCCTTTTCCTGA
- a CDS encoding long-chain-fatty-acid--CoA ligase, with protein MTDSPIPRTPSAYDYPLLIKNLLFCPVVDNPDQEIVYRSHYRGNYRQLRERVQRLAGVLAGLGVKTGDTVAVMDWDSHRYLELFFAVPMIGAVLHTINVRLSPEQILYTIDHAEDDVLLVNSEFLPILEQIRGRIDTVRDYILISDEGGNLNSTVRFCGEYEQLLAAAAPEFSFPDLDENARATTFYTTGTTGMPKGVYFSHRQLVLHTMGTMAALATNPNQGGFHRYDVYMPITPMFHVHAWGLPYIATMLGVKQVYPGRYLPDLLLELIERERVTFSHCVPTILHMLFKHPHADRIDLSRWKVIIGGAVMSRILCQEALRRGVDVFTGYGMSETCPILTLAQLTPEMLELPPAEQAAIRCKTGITLPLVDLRVVDDKLREQPRDGASTGEIVVRAPWLTQGYLKDHKASERLWEGGYLHTGDVAVRDELGYVRITDRTKDIIKVAGEWVSSLELEDIIAHHPAVSEVAVIGQPDEKWGERPMALVVPRPGDAGRVSEKELVHLIHEYADKGLISKQVVLTRVRLVDALDKTSVGKTNKVALRERYL; from the coding sequence ATGACCGACAGTCCCATTCCCCGCACCCCTTCCGCCTATGACTACCCCCTGCTGATCAAGAACCTGCTCTTTTGCCCGGTGGTGGACAACCCAGACCAGGAGATCGTCTACCGGAGCCATTACCGTGGAAATTACCGGCAGTTGCGGGAGCGGGTCCAGCGACTTGCCGGCGTCCTTGCCGGACTGGGGGTGAAAACGGGCGACACGGTTGCGGTCATGGACTGGGACAGCCACCGTTACCTGGAGCTCTTCTTCGCCGTGCCGATGATCGGCGCGGTGCTCCATACCATTAACGTCCGCCTGTCGCCGGAACAGATCCTCTACACCATCGACCATGCCGAGGATGACGTGCTGCTGGTGAACAGCGAGTTCCTGCCCATACTGGAGCAGATCAGGGGGCGGATCGACACGGTTCGAGACTATATCCTGATCTCCGACGAAGGCGGCAACCTGAACAGTACCGTCCGCTTCTGCGGCGAATATGAGCAGCTCCTGGCCGCGGCTGCGCCGGAGTTCTCCTTCCCCGACCTGGACGAGAACGCCCGCGCCACCACCTTTTATACCACCGGTACCACCGGCATGCCCAAGGGGGTCTACTTCAGCCACCGCCAGCTGGTTCTGCACACGATGGGGACCATGGCTGCCCTGGCTACGAACCCCAACCAGGGGGGCTTCCACCGTTACGACGTCTACATGCCGATTACCCCCATGTTTCATGTCCATGCCTGGGGGCTTCCCTATATTGCGACCATGCTGGGAGTGAAGCAGGTCTACCCCGGCCGGTATCTTCCCGATCTGCTGCTGGAGCTGATCGAGCGGGAGAGAGTGACCTTTTCCCACTGTGTCCCCACCATCCTCCATATGCTCTTCAAGCATCCCCATGCCGACCGGATTGACCTGTCCAGGTGGAAGGTGATCATCGGCGGAGCCGTCATGTCACGTATCCTCTGCCAGGAGGCGCTGCGCCGGGGGGTGGATGTCTTCACCGGCTACGGCATGTCCGAGACCTGCCCGATCCTGACACTGGCCCAGCTGACTCCCGAGATGCTGGAGTTGCCTCCTGCGGAACAGGCGGCGATCCGCTGCAAGACCGGCATTACCCTGCCACTGGTCGATCTGCGGGTGGTGGACGACAAGCTGCGCGAACAGCCCAGGGATGGCGCCAGCACCGGTGAGATCGTGGTCAGGGCGCCCTGGCTGACCCAGGGCTACCTGAAGGACCATAAGGCGTCGGAGCGGCTCTGGGAAGGGGGTTACCTTCATACCGGGGATGTGGCGGTGCGGGACGAGCTGGGGTATGTCCGGATCACCGACCGGACCAAGGATATCATCAAGGTGGCCGGCGAATGGGTCTCCTCCCTGGAGTTGGAGGATATCATCGCCCATCATCCGGCGGTTTCCGAGGTGGCGGTGATTGGCCAGCCCGACGAGAAGTGGGGCGAGCGGCCCATGGCGCTGGTGGTTCCCCGGCCTGGCGATGCCGGGCGGGTGAGCGAGAAGGAACTGGTCCATCTGATCCATGAATATGCGGACAAGGGGTTGATCAGCAAGCAGGTGGTGCTGACGCGGGTGCGGCTGGTGGATGCCCTCGACAAGACCAGTGTCGGCAAAACCAACAAGGTTGCCTTGCGAGAACGGTACCTCTGA
- a CDS encoding cytochrome-c oxidase: protein MSEQHHIISYRKLIAVWAGLLFLTALTVWAARHQVGIGHVWVSLAIAAAKGGLVIAVFMHMRYEGRLLRWLLFVALSVLAIFIGLTFFDVLYR, encoded by the coding sequence ATGAGTGAACAACACCACATCATAAGCTACCGAAAGCTGATCGCCGTGTGGGCGGGGCTGCTGTTCCTGACCGCGCTGACCGTCTGGGCCGCGCGCCACCAGGTGGGGATCGGCCATGTCTGGGTCTCCCTGGCCATTGCCGCCGCCAAGGGGGGGCTGGTGATCGCCGTCTTCATGCACATGCGCTACGAGGGGCGACTCTTGCGCTGGCTGCTCTTTGTCGCCCTGTCGGTCCTGGCCATCTTCATCGGTCTCACCTTTTTCGATGTGCTCTATCGCTAG
- a CDS encoding protoheme IX farnesyltransferase, translated as MITSVARLLRLPLALLNGIVAAGGYLLCSGGAMAAQFWLACGGVTLLGAGSSALNQVVERDIDAIMTRTRQRPLPRGDLSVRGAAAIGVLCLFAGCALLAATGSLLAVLLGVAAVLWYLCVYTPLKRRTSLSLALGALCGALPPVIGWCVAGGRADDPRIVLLAGLFYLWQIPHFWIFQQRHLADYRAAGLPLCAEGEQGERICRLWLGALAVASLLLPVFNVIDREMALWYALLPVPLLLAPWRGGHRLLFSYLNLFPLLVTMVISIQK; from the coding sequence GTGATAACGAGCGTCGCACGGCTGCTGCGGCTGCCGCTGGCACTTCTGAACGGCATCGTCGCGGCAGGTGGCTATCTCCTCTGCTCGGGAGGGGCGATGGCGGCTCAGTTCTGGCTGGCGTGCGGCGGCGTGACGCTCCTGGGTGCCGGCAGTTCGGCCCTGAACCAAGTCGTGGAGCGCGACATCGATGCCATCATGACGCGGACCAGGCAACGGCCGCTCCCGCGGGGCGATCTGTCCGTCCGGGGAGCCGCGGCAATCGGCGTCTTGTGTCTTTTTGCCGGCTGTGCGCTTCTGGCGGCGACCGGGTCGCTGCTGGCGGTGCTGTTGGGTGTGGCGGCAGTCCTCTGGTATCTCTGTGTTTACACCCCGCTCAAGCGCCGCACCTCCCTGTCGCTGGCACTGGGCGCCCTCTGCGGGGCATTGCCGCCGGTCATCGGCTGGTGCGTGGCCGGGGGCAGGGCCGACGATCCGCGGATCGTCCTGCTTGCCGGTCTTTTCTACCTCTGGCAGATACCCCACTTCTGGATCTTCCAGCAACGACACCTGGCCGACTATCGTGCCGCCGGTCTGCCACTATGCGCCGAAGGCGAGCAGGGAGAGCGGATCTGCCGGCTCTGGCTGGGTGCACTCGCCGTTGCGTCACTGCTGCTCCCCGTTTTCAACGTCATCGACCGGGAGATGGCCCTCTGGTATGCGCTGCTGCCGGTGCCGCTGCTGCTGGCTCCCTGGAGAGGCGGGCACCGACTGCTCTTTTCCTATCTCAACCTCTTTCCCCTGCTGGTCACGATGGTCATTTCCATCCAGAAATAA
- the ctaD gene encoding cytochrome c oxidase subunit I, giving the protein MSPAADLPTTESFWNDTGKRGIAAWIFSTDHKRIGLLYLFSVLAVFLAAATLGILLRLELIAPGRTIMGPQTYNAVFTVHGVMMIFLFIIPGFPGAFGNLIMPIQIGARDVAFPRLNLFSWWLYIAGAAIILTSLFTGGGPPDTGWTFYVPFSARTGTNVSLAVFGVFVVGFSSILTGLNFVTTIHRLRAEGMTWGRLPLFVWSLYATAWVQILATPILGITLVLILAERLLGTGLFDPGRGGDPLLYQHLFWIYSHPAVYIMILPGMGVISEIMPVFSRKPIFGYKMIAFSSIAIAAAGSLVWGHHMFTSGMSDNAILVFSFLTFIVAIPSAIKVFNWVSTLYKGSISLEAPMLFSLSFILLFSIGGLTGLILGAAATDIHVHDTQFVVGHFHYVIFGGAVFAFLAAMHYWLPKIYGRRYAEKPAVVAWALMFVGFNITYFSMMVLGMKGMPRRYYDYLPEFAPLNLASTIGSWILVAGLLLLLANLFRGLLKGEPVGRNPWGAATLEWTTTTPPPTENFEQEPVVTHGPYDFKGAGIP; this is encoded by the coding sequence ATGAGCCCGGCAGCCGATCTCCCGACGACCGAAAGCTTCTGGAACGACACCGGCAAACGAGGTATTGCCGCCTGGATCTTCAGCACCGATCACAAGCGGATTGGCCTCCTCTATCTTTTTTCGGTGCTTGCCGTTTTCCTTGCTGCCGCAACGCTCGGCATCCTGCTTCGGCTCGAACTGATAGCGCCGGGGCGGACCATCATGGGGCCGCAGACCTACAATGCCGTGTTCACCGTGCATGGGGTGATGATGATCTTCCTCTTCATCATCCCCGGTTTTCCCGGCGCCTTCGGCAATCTGATCATGCCGATCCAGATCGGGGCCCGCGACGTAGCCTTCCCGCGCCTGAACCTGTTCTCCTGGTGGCTCTACATTGCCGGTGCAGCGATCATCCTCACCTCGCTCTTCACCGGCGGCGGTCCACCCGATACCGGCTGGACCTTCTATGTACCCTTCAGCGCCCGGACCGGCACCAATGTCTCGCTGGCGGTCTTTGGCGTCTTCGTGGTCGGCTTTTCCTCGATCCTGACCGGCCTCAATTTCGTCACCACCATCCACCGCCTGCGGGCCGAGGGGATGACCTGGGGCCGGCTGCCGCTCTTTGTCTGGTCGCTCTATGCGACTGCCTGGGTGCAGATCCTGGCGACCCCGATCCTCGGCATCACGCTGGTGCTGATCCTTGCCGAGCGCCTGCTCGGCACCGGTCTGTTCGATCCGGGCCGCGGTGGCGACCCACTCCTCTACCAGCATCTCTTCTGGATCTATTCCCACCCGGCGGTCTACATCATGATCCTGCCCGGCATGGGGGTGATATCGGAGATCATGCCGGTTTTTTCCCGTAAACCGATCTTCGGCTACAAGATGATCGCCTTCTCCAGCATCGCCATTGCCGCTGCCGGCTCGCTCGTCTGGGGGCACCACATGTTCACCAGCGGCATGAGCGACAACGCGATCCTGGTCTTTTCCTTCCTTACCTTCATCGTTGCCATTCCGTCGGCCATCAAGGTCTTCAACTGGGTCTCCACGCTCTACAAGGGGTCGATTTCGCTGGAGGCGCCGATGCTCTTCTCCCTCTCCTTTATCCTGCTCTTCTCCATTGGCGGACTGACCGGGCTGATCCTCGGCGCAGCTGCCACCGACATTCATGTCCACGACACCCAGTTCGTGGTCGGTCATTTCCACTACGTCATCTTCGGCGGCGCAGTCTTCGCCTTCCTCGCGGCCATGCACTACTGGCTGCCCAAGATCTACGGCCGCCGCTATGCGGAGAAGCCGGCGGTAGTGGCCTGGGCGCTGATGTTCGTCGGCTTCAACATCACCTATTTTTCCATGATGGTGCTGGGGATGAAAGGGATGCCGCGGCGCTACTACGACTACCTTCCCGAGTTTGCGCCCCTGAACCTCGCCTCCACCATCGGCAGCTGGATACTGGTGGCCGGACTGCTGCTCCTTCTGGCAAACCTCTTCCGCGGCCTGCTGAAAGGGGAGCCGGTCGGCAGGAACCCCTGGGGTGCGGCAACGCTGGAGTGGACCACCACGACGCCGCCTCCAACGGAGAACTTCGAGCAGGAACCGGTGGTCACACACGGGCCATATGACTTCAAAGGGGCGGGAATCCCGTGA
- the coxB gene encoding cytochrome c oxidase subunit II gives MCSIARGVGVNPLFITTNQAVDPVFIFIFGASALLLLGITATMVGFAIRYRRSRAPEPTSRSEGNVWLEIVWTVLPTLLVLAMFYYGWAGYLALRNVPKDALPVTATARMWSWSFTYANGRTSTKLYVPVGKPVLVNLVSVDILHGFYLPAFRVKHDVVPGMKNHVWFVAEKAGSYDLFCSQYCGVGHSAMITTVEALPPEEFAEWLNRKGPQKATGAGRELLEKHGCLACHSLDGSAKVGPTFKGLYNSQVTVLQGGKRIVVTADDAYLRESIEAPAAKVVEGYQPIMPVFGDLRKEELEALVEYIEEIR, from the coding sequence ATGTGCTCTATCGCTAGAGGAGTTGGCGTGAACCCTCTGTTCATCACCACAAACCAGGCGGTCGATCCGGTCTTCATCTTCATCTTCGGCGCCTCGGCGCTGTTGTTGCTGGGGATCACCGCGACCATGGTCGGTTTTGCCATCCGCTACCGCCGTTCCCGCGCCCCGGAGCCGACGTCGCGATCCGAAGGGAATGTCTGGCTGGAGATCGTCTGGACCGTGCTCCCCACCCTGCTGGTACTGGCCATGTTCTATTACGGCTGGGCCGGCTATCTCGCGCTCCGGAATGTGCCGAAGGACGCCCTGCCGGTGACGGCAACCGCGCGGATGTGGTCATGGAGCTTCACCTATGCCAATGGCCGGACGAGCACGAAGCTCTATGTGCCGGTGGGAAAGCCGGTGCTGGTGAACCTGGTCTCGGTGGACATTCTGCACGGCTTTTATCTGCCCGCCTTCAGGGTCAAGCACGATGTGGTGCCGGGAATGAAGAACCACGTCTGGTTCGTGGCCGAGAAGGCCGGTTCTTATGATCTCTTCTGTTCCCAGTACTGCGGTGTCGGCCATTCGGCAATGATCACCACCGTAGAGGCCCTCCCGCCCGAGGAGTTTGCCGAATGGCTCAACCGGAAAGGCCCCCAGAAGGCGACCGGGGCCGGCAGGGAGCTGCTGGAAAAGCATGGCTGCCTCGCCTGCCATTCGCTGGATGGTTCGGCCAAGGTCGGGCCGACCTTCAAGGGCCTGTACAACAGCCAGGTGACGGTGCTGCAGGGGGGGAAACGGATCGTCGTAACCGCTGACGATGCCTACCTGCGGGAGTCGATCGAGGCGCCGGCGGCCAAGGTGGTGGAGGGGTACCAGCCGATCATGCCGGTATTCGGCGACCTGCGCAAGGAAGAGCTGGAGGCGCTGGTGGAATATATCGAGGAGATCAGGTGA
- a CDS encoding diacylglycerol kinase family lipid kinase, translated as MTMGQCVLIANKGAGSYSGQVLERVLALLREGGIAAELWLAGDFAEICGLAARASCLPGGPLVVAAGGDGTINAVLNGLAGSGAVCALMPLGTANVLARELVIDSPEEAVRRIIAGASRPFSAGLIRGNGRETRFFLMAGIGLDGHVVRGVTLPQKRRFGKGAYLLAAVRHAFAWDRGRMQVTTATERFACHTLFVCNTARYGGSFLLAPQASIFSPTLELVAVRATSRGAYLRLVAALLWGRSPAAGDDLLTLQADRVWVEGAKPVQVDGDDWGDTPVEITVEREYGRIIV; from the coding sequence TTGACGATGGGACAATGCGTGCTGATCGCCAACAAGGGGGCGGGGAGCTACTCAGGGCAAGTCCTGGAGCGGGTGCTGGCCCTTCTGCGCGAGGGGGGCATTGCAGCCGAACTCTGGCTGGCCGGCGATTTTGCCGAGATCTGCGGCCTGGCAGCACGTGCCTCCTGTCTGCCCGGCGGCCCGCTGGTCGTTGCCGCAGGCGGAGACGGCACCATCAACGCCGTTCTGAACGGGCTCGCCGGTTCCGGTGCCGTCTGTGCGCTGATGCCGCTCGGCACCGCCAATGTGCTTGCCCGCGAACTCGTGATCGACTCCCCTGAAGAAGCTGTCCGCCGGATCATTGCCGGTGCTTCACGGCCGTTCAGTGCCGGCCTGATCCGCGGCAACGGCCGGGAGACCCGTTTTTTCCTCATGGCCGGGATCGGCCTGGATGGCCACGTGGTGCGCGGGGTCACGCTCCCGCAGAAGCGGCGGTTCGGGAAAGGGGCTTACCTGCTGGCAGCCGTTCGCCACGCCTTTGCCTGGGACCGGGGGCGCATGCAGGTGACCACGGCAACGGAACGATTTGCCTGCCATACCCTGTTCGTCTGTAATACGGCACGTTATGGCGGTTCGTTCCTGCTGGCTCCCCAGGCGAGCATCTTTTCCCCGACCCTGGAGCTGGTCGCGGTGCGTGCGACCTCCCGTGGCGCCTATCTGCGTCTGGTTGCGGCCCTCTTGTGGGGGCGGTCGCCTGCCGCAGGCGATGACCTCTTGACCCTGCAGGCAGACCGGGTTTGGGTGGAAGGGGCGAAGCCGGTTCAGGTGGATGGCGACGACTGGGGGGATACGCCCGTGGAGATAACCGTGGAAAGGGAGTACGGCCGGATCATCGTCTGA
- a CDS encoding putative sulfate exporter family transporter: MTDSQTADQTTHGRHRGARLHQGAFLLLVALCASPWVGTAAALAMGIAFGVILGNPWMQGSAKASRKLLQLSVVGLGFGLGIGQVVHEARQSLLLTIVGIVFTILVGTLIGRLCKNPPRTATLISFGTAICGGSAIAAMAPVIKAENEEIAVSLVTVFTLNSVALLLFPAVGHLLGLSQHDFGVWAGIAIHDTSSVVGAAAAYGPAALAVGTTVKLARALWITPCVIAAGLIKRTGKMPTVPLFILGFIAAALLRSFLPQFCTVWDGLAGVAKHGLVMTLFLIGAGLNRKVLQTVGFRPMVQGVALWMLVSALSLAAIRGGLTG, from the coding sequence ATGACAGACAGCCAGACTGCCGATCAGACAACCCATGGCCGCCACCGCGGTGCGCGCCTGCACCAGGGAGCTTTCCTCCTGCTCGTGGCGCTCTGCGCTTCACCCTGGGTGGGGACCGCCGCAGCCCTTGCCATGGGGATTGCATTCGGCGTCATCCTGGGGAATCCGTGGATGCAGGGCTCGGCCAAGGCGAGCCGGAAACTGCTGCAGCTTTCGGTGGTCGGCCTCGGCTTCGGCCTCGGCATCGGCCAGGTCGTGCACGAGGCGAGGCAGTCCCTCCTGCTCACCATCGTCGGCATCGTCTTCACCATTCTGGTCGGCACCCTGATCGGCAGGCTCTGCAAGAATCCGCCGCGGACCGCCACGCTCATCTCGTTCGGCACCGCCATCTGCGGCGGCAGCGCCATCGCTGCCATGGCACCGGTCATCAAGGCGGAAAACGAGGAGATTGCCGTCTCCCTGGTCACGGTCTTCACCCTCAACTCGGTGGCGCTGCTCCTCTTCCCCGCTGTTGGGCACCTTTTGGGGTTGAGTCAGCACGATTTCGGCGTCTGGGCCGGGATCGCCATCCACGACACCAGCAGTGTGGTTGGGGCGGCTGCCGCCTACGGCCCTGCGGCCCTGGCCGTCGGGACCACCGTCAAGCTGGCCAGGGCGCTCTGGATAACCCCCTGCGTGATCGCAGCCGGCCTCATCAAGCGGACTGGCAAGATGCCGACCGTCCCGCTCTTTATCCTCGGTTTCATCGCGGCGGCGCTGCTCCGTTCGTTCCTGCCCCAGTTCTGCACGGTCTGGGACGGTCTGGCCGGTGTAGCAAAACATGGCTTGGTCATGACGCTCTTTCTCATCGGCGCGGGGCTGAACCGGAAGGTGCTGCAGACGGTGGGATTCCGTCCCATGGTGCAGGGAGTGGCTCTCTGGATGCTGGTCAGCGCTCTCTCCCTGGCAGCCATCCGGGGCGGGCTCACCGGATGA
- the metF gene encoding methylenetetrahydrofolate reductase [NAD(P)H]: MRIIDTIRPGKPFISLEFFPPKERSDWPAFFRTAERLALLQPLFVSVTYGAGGTTYGNTLEIVTRIRQEIGLETMAHLTCIGSYRGEVLQFLDELERVGVDNVLALRGDLPQGAPPEYSACRTLLNASDLVAFIRSSHPHFGIGVAGYPETHPEAESPEADLDFLRLKLDQGGDFVVTQLFFDNRLYFDFVRRARELGVDKPIIPGIIPVFSLKMIRRIVSLCGATIPAAYMEELEEADRTGGPEAVQQVGVAFARRQAQELLDAGVPGIHFYTLNRDEAVTELVNALVF; encoded by the coding sequence ATGAGAATCATCGACACCATCAGGCCGGGGAAACCGTTCATTTCCCTGGAATTCTTTCCTCCCAAGGAACGATCCGACTGGCCTGCCTTTTTCCGGACCGCCGAGCGGCTGGCGCTCCTGCAGCCGCTGTTCGTGTCGGTCACCTACGGTGCCGGCGGCACCACCTACGGCAACACGCTGGAGATCGTCACGCGCATCAGGCAGGAGATCGGCCTGGAGACCATGGCCCACCTGACCTGTATCGGCAGCTACCGCGGCGAGGTGCTGCAGTTCCTGGACGAGCTGGAACGGGTCGGCGTGGACAACGTCCTCGCCCTGCGCGGCGACCTGCCCCAGGGTGCGCCGCCTGAGTACTCGGCTTGCCGCACCCTGCTCAACGCCTCGGACCTGGTGGCGTTCATCCGCTCGTCCCATCCCCATTTCGGGATCGGCGTGGCAGGGTATCCGGAGACCCATCCCGAGGCGGAGAGCCCCGAGGCCGACCTGGACTTCCTCCGGCTCAAACTCGACCAGGGGGGCGACTTCGTGGTCACCCAGCTCTTTTTCGACAACCGCCTCTACTTCGATTTCGTTCGCCGCGCCCGTGAACTGGGGGTCGACAAGCCGATCATCCCCGGCATCATACCGGTCTTCAGCCTCAAGATGATCCGCCGCATCGTCTCGCTCTGTGGCGCAACTATTCCTGCTGCTTACATGGAGGAGCTGGAAGAGGCCGACCGGACCGGCGGCCCCGAAGCGGTACAGCAGGTGGGGGTTGCCTTTGCCCGCAGGCAGGCACAGGAACTGCTCGATGCCGGGGTGCCCGGCATTCACTTCTACACCCTGAATCGCGACGAGGCGGTCACGGAGCTGGTCAACGCGCTGGTCTTCTAG
- a CDS encoding cytochrome c oxidase subunit 3 family protein codes for MWLFLFTELLLFGGLFLLYAVYLARYPHEFGAAGQEMQLGFGTVNTVILITSSLLAAMAVTAIQRDERKTAFLLLTGTVLCAVVFLVDKYLEWSIEIGRGIYPGSPQLVAGPPGESVFYSLYYLTAGLHGLHVLIGGLVLTLVAVRVKKGAIHAGDFVLLENGALYWHLVDLIWIFIFPLYYLIL; via the coding sequence ATGTGGCTCTTCCTCTTTACCGAGCTGCTCCTCTTCGGCGGCCTGTTTCTCCTCTATGCCGTCTACCTGGCCCGCTACCCCCATGAATTCGGCGCAGCCGGGCAAGAGATGCAGCTCGGCTTCGGCACGGTCAATACGGTCATCCTCATCACCAGCAGCCTGCTGGCGGCCATGGCAGTGACTGCCATCCAGCGGGACGAACGGAAGACGGCCTTTCTGCTACTGACCGGGACGGTCCTCTGTGCCGTGGTCTTTTTGGTCGACAAATACCTGGAATGGAGCATCGAGATCGGACGCGGCATCTATCCCGGCTCGCCGCAGCTCGTTGCGGGGCCTCCGGGTGAGTCGGTCTTCTACAGCCTCTATTATCTGACCGCAGGCCTGCACGGCCTGCATGTGCTGATCGGCGGTCTCGTTCTCACCCTGGTGGCGGTGCGGGTGAAAAAGGGGGCGATCCATGCCGGCGATTTCGTGCTGCTGGAGAACGGCGCCCTCTACTGGCACCTGGTGGACCTGATCTGGATATTCATCTTCCCGCTGTATTATTTGATCCTGTAG
- a CDS encoding HAD-IA family hydrolase — protein sequence MFSAIFWDNDGVLMETEHLYFRANADALARAGIELTLEAFCELSLKRGESVLSLAAEGELELRGWRDERYRELLGLEAQAIPGVARVLSLLHGRMPMAVVTSCRRENFLHMHRESGLLGFFDFILTREDYGNAKPDPEPYLTACRRAGLAPERCLAVEDSERGVTAAARAGLAVAALPGAMNAGGDFSAARWRLTDVYQIPELLGLP from the coding sequence ATGTTTTCCGCTATCTTCTGGGACAATGACGGGGTGCTGATGGAGACCGAGCACCTCTACTTCCGCGCCAACGCCGATGCCCTGGCACGGGCCGGCATCGAGCTGACGCTGGAGGCATTCTGCGAGCTGTCGCTCAAGCGCGGGGAGAGCGTGCTGTCGCTGGCAGCCGAAGGGGAGCTGGAGCTGCGGGGCTGGCGCGACGAGCGCTATCGGGAGCTGCTCGGCCTTGAGGCGCAGGCGATTCCGGGTGTCGCCAGGGTGCTCTCCCTGCTGCACGGGCGCATGCCCATGGCCGTGGTAACGAGCTGCCGGCGGGAGAACTTCCTGCACATGCATCGGGAGAGCGGTCTGCTCGGCTTTTTCGACTTCATCCTGACCCGTGAGGATTACGGCAATGCGAAGCCCGATCCCGAGCCCTACCTGACCGCCTGCCGACGTGCCGGGCTGGCACCGGAGCGCTGCCTTGCCGTCGAGGATTCGGAGCGCGGGGTGACGGCTGCCGCCCGTGCCGGACTGGCGGTTGCGGCACTTCCCGGAGCCATGAATGCCGGCGGAGATTTCAGCGCTGCGCGCTGGCGGCTGACGGACGTCTACCAGATTCCGGAGCTGCTCGGATTGCCATGA